From Arcobacter arenosus:
TTATATATTTTAGCAAACTTTTCCCTATCAACTGTCCCTGAACCTTTATCTATAAGCGCATCGATTTTTTCATTTCTATAGCCAACTAAATTAAATCTTCCCAGTTTATCAGAGTTACTATGCCATAAAGCATAGGCATCTGGCATAAGAGTTGTTGACCAACCTAATAAAATAGCTTCAAATTTTCTAGGAGTTACAATAGTATTTAAAAATGCTTGCCACTCCATAACTCTAATATTCATGTGAATATTAGCTTTTTTTAATTGGTATTGAAGTATCTGCGCTGCATTTGCTCTAATTGGGTTTCCGGTATTTGTAATTACTTCAAAACTAAAAGGGTTGTTTTCATCATATCCTAACTCTTTTAGTAGTTTTTTTGCTTTTTCTAAATCATATCTGTAGGGTTTAAATTTTTCATCAAATACAAAAGAGGAAGGTGCAAAGGGACCATCACATATCTCTCCATGTCCAAAATATAAAATATCAATCATCTCTTTTCTATTTGTTGCATATGCTATTGCTTGCCTTAACTTTTTATTTTGAAACTTCTTATCTCTTAAATTAAATCCAAGGTAAGAATATGCAAGAGAGGGTTGTTCTATAATTTTAAAGTCTTCTTTAAATTTTTTATCTATTTGTCTTTCATATTGTAAAGGTGTTAAGCCACCTACATCAAGTTTTTTTTGCTTTAAAAATAAAAAAGAGGTATTAGTATCAGGAATAAATTTATAAAGTATTTTATCAATTTTAGGGCGACCTTCAAAATAATCATCATTAGCAATAAGTTCAATATCTGCATTATTTTTAAACTCTTTTAATTTATATGGACCTGTCCCTATTGGTTTTTTATTAAATTTTGAAGTCATTAAGTTTTCTTCATCTTTTAAGATATGTTCAGGTAAAAGACTAACCATCCAAGTAACTAAGGCTTTAAAATATGGTTTTTTAAATATTATTTCAACTGTGTATTTGTCTAAAGCTTTAACACTTTCTACCTCATTAAAGTTTGACCTAAAGCTAACATATACTTTTGGGTCAATAATCTTTTCATAGGTAAAGATTACATCTTTTGAAGTTACTTCAACTCCATCATGCCAAAGAACACCTTTTTTTATTTTTATTATTAGTTTTGTAGGTGTTTCAAATTCATATGAACTAGCTAAATCAACTGTAGGATTTCCATTTTTGTCATATTTTAGTAGACCATTAAAAATCCATTGACTTATCTGCGAACTTGCACTATCATTTGATAAAATAGGATTTATTCTACTTGGACTAGAACCCATACTTAGGTTTAAAGTTGAAGATAGTAAAACATTAAAAAAAAGACTAAATAGTATAAGAAATTTCATAGAATAATTTTAGTGGCTTTTTAATAAAAAACACTTCAAATTGGAAGTATAATTTTAAAACAAGCGCCCTTGTATGATTTATTATTATAAATAAACTCTTCATTTGAAACAATTATTTTACCTTTGAAATGTTTTGTAATAATTTGGTTTGTCATATAAAGACCAATTCCTGTTCCTTGAGATTGATGCTTTGTAGTAAAATATGGTTCAAAAATTTTATCCATGATTTTTTCTTCTATTCCATTTGCATTATCTTTAATTGTTAATATATATGTTTCTTCTTCTTTTATTAAATCTATAAAAACTAGTTTTTCTTTTTTTCTATTATTTTTATATGCATCTTTTGCATTATTTAAAATATTTAAAATCGCTTGAATAAACATATTTTCATTACATAGCAAATGTGCATCTTTCATGTTTTTAATAGTTGTAATGTTATTACTTTTATAAGAATCTTTTACTAAAGATAAAGTTGTTTCCAAAGAGTTTTTTAAATTAATATTTGTTTTATTTTTTGTATCTTCTGCAAAAAAGTTTCTAAAGTCATCAATAGTACTTGAAAGATATTGTGCTTGATTGTTTATTGAATCCATAGTTTTAATAAAATCTTCATCATTTAAAACATTTATTTCTTTTTTAAGCTTTGCTCCTGTTGCTAAAGTAGAGATTGCAGATAAAGGTTGTCTCCATTGGTGGGATATGTTTCCAAGCATCTCTCCCATAGAGGCTATTTTCGATTGTTGATACATAATCTCTTGATTTTTAATTTGGTTTGTAATATCTGTTAAGTATCCAATAAAATTTGTAATTTTATTATTTGGATTTTTTTTAGTAACTGTATAATTTAAAACCCATTTTATCTCATTATTTTTAGTGATTATTCTATAGGGTTCATGCCTAAAATAGTCTAGATTGTTCTTAATTGCATTATCAATTTCTTTTAAAACTCTTTTTTTATCATCTTCATAGATACAATCTATGTAGTTTATATCCTTTGATATAAAGTTTTTTGTAGAATATGATAAAAGTTTTTCTACACTTTTTGAGACATAATCAACACTCCATGATAAATCATTTTTCCAATTAAATAGTACAGAATCCCCTTTATCGAATAAAGATAATAATGTTTTTTGATTTGAGCTTAAATCTTGGGCTAAGGCATTTAATTTTTTTAGTTCTTCCTCTCTTTTTTTTCTTTGTGTGATGTCGAAACCTATTCCTAAAATCCCTATTATATTCCCATCCTCATCTTTTATTGCTTGTTTTGAGGTTTCAATAAGATGTTTCTCTTTTGTTTCTTTATATTCTAGAAGCTC
This genomic window contains:
- a CDS encoding peptide-binding protein produces the protein MKFLILFSLFFNVLLSSTLNLSMGSSPSRINPILSNDSASSQISQWIFNGLLKYDKNGNPTVDLASSYEFETPTKLIIKIKKGVLWHDGVEVTSKDVIFTYEKIIDPKVYVSFRSNFNEVESVKALDKYTVEIIFKKPYFKALVTWMVSLLPEHILKDEENLMTSKFNKKPIGTGPYKLKEFKNNADIELIANDDYFEGRPKIDKILYKFIPDTNTSFLFLKQKKLDVGGLTPLQYERQIDKKFKEDFKIIEQPSLAYSYLGFNLRDKKFQNKKLRQAIAYATNRKEMIDILYFGHGEICDGPFAPSSFVFDEKFKPYRYDLEKAKKLLKELGYDENNPFSFEVITNTGNPIRANAAQILQYQLKKANIHMNIRVMEWQAFLNTIVTPRKFEAILLGWSTTLMPDAYALWHSNSDKLGRFNLVGYRNEKIDALIDKGSGTVDREKFAKIYKEIYSTIADDLPYLFLYIPNSISVVNSQIKNIEPSVIGIMHNQKDWIKP